A region from the Mycobacterium heidelbergense genome encodes:
- the murI gene encoding glutamate racemase → MSSPLAPVGVFDSGVGGLTVARAIIDQLPDEDIVYVGDTANGPYGPLTISEVRAHALAIGDDLVDRGVKALVIACNTASAACLRDARERYDVPVVEVILPAVRRAVATTRNGRIGVIGTRATINSHAYQDAFAAARDTEITAVACPRFVDFVERGVTSGRQVLGLAEGYLEPLQRAQVDTLVLGCTHYPLLSGLIQLAMGDNVTLVSSAEETAKEVVRVLTERDLLRPHDAPPAARVFEATGDPEAFTKLATRFLGPAITGVQPVRRSRVH, encoded by the coding sequence ATGAGCTCGCCGTTGGCGCCCGTCGGGGTCTTCGACTCCGGCGTCGGGGGGCTGACCGTCGCGCGGGCCATCATCGACCAGTTGCCCGACGAGGACATCGTCTACGTCGGCGACACCGCCAACGGCCCCTACGGCCCGCTCACCATTTCCGAGGTGCGCGCGCACGCGCTGGCCATCGGGGACGACCTGGTGGACCGCGGCGTCAAGGCGTTGGTGATCGCCTGCAACACCGCGTCGGCGGCGTGCCTGCGGGACGCCCGCGAGCGCTACGACGTGCCCGTCGTCGAGGTGATCCTGCCCGCCGTGCGCCGCGCGGTCGCCACCACCCGCAACGGGCGCATCGGCGTCATCGGCACGCGGGCGACCATCAACTCGCACGCCTATCAGGACGCCTTCGCCGCCGCCCGCGACACCGAGATCACCGCGGTGGCCTGCCCGCGGTTCGTCGACTTCGTCGAGCGCGGCGTGACCAGCGGGCGTCAGGTGCTCGGGCTGGCCGAGGGCTATCTGGAGCCGCTGCAGCGCGCGCAGGTCGACACGCTGGTGCTGGGCTGCACGCACTATCCGCTGCTGTCCGGGCTGATTCAGCTGGCGATGGGCGACAACGTGACGCTGGTTTCCAGCGCCGAGGAAACAGCCAAGGAGGTGGTCCGGGTGCTCACCGAGCGCGACCTGCTGCGGCCCCATGACGCGCCGCCCGCCGCCCGGGTGTTCGAGGCCACCGGCGACCCGGAGGCGTTCACGAAACTGGCGACGCGGTTCCTGGGCCCCGCGATCACCGGCGTTCAGCCCGTCCGTCGCTCCCGCGTCCACTAA
- a CDS encoding cyclic nucleotide-degrading phosphodiesterase — MSVRITVLGCSGSVVGPDSPASGYLLRAPDTPPLVLDFGGGVLGALQRYADPGSVNVLLSHLHADHCLDVPGLFVWRRYHPSRPSGKALLYGPSDTWSRLGAASSPYGGEIDDCSDIFDVHHWVDGEPVTFGSLTVTPRVVAHPTESYGLRITDSSGASFVYSGDTGICDQLVELARDADVFLCEASWTHAPDRPRALHLSGTEAGRVAAQAGVHELLLTHIPPWTSREDVISEAKAEFDGPVHAVVCGETFDVRRSERV; from the coding sequence GTGTCCGTGCGAATTACCGTGCTCGGCTGCTCGGGCAGCGTCGTGGGTCCGGATTCGCCCGCGTCCGGTTATTTGCTTCGAGCGCCGGATACCCCGCCCCTGGTCCTTGACTTCGGCGGCGGTGTCCTCGGCGCGCTGCAGCGCTACGCCGACCCCGGTTCGGTGAACGTGCTGCTGTCTCATCTGCACGCCGACCACTGCCTGGATGTGCCCGGCCTGTTCGTGTGGCGCCGCTACCATCCGTCGCGCCCTTCGGGCAAGGCGTTGCTGTACGGCCCGAGCGACACCTGGTCCCGGTTGGGCGCCGCGTCCTCGCCCTACGGCGGCGAGATCGACGACTGCTCGGACATCTTCGACGTTCATCACTGGGTCGACGGTGAGCCGGTGACGTTCGGCTCGCTCACGGTGACGCCGCGGGTGGTGGCGCACCCGACGGAGTCCTACGGCCTGAGGATCACCGATTCGAGCGGCGCCTCGTTCGTCTACAGCGGCGACACCGGCATCTGCGATCAGCTCGTCGAGCTGGCCCGCGACGCCGACGTTTTCCTCTGCGAGGCCTCCTGGACGCACGCGCCGGATCGTCCGCGCGCGCTGCACCTTTCGGGCACGGAAGCCGGCAGGGTCGCCGCACAGGCCGGCGTTCACGAGCTGCTGCTGACGCACATTCCGCCGTGGACTTCGCGCGAGGACGTGATCAGTGAGGCCAAGGCCGAGTTCGACGGTCCGGTGCACGCGGTGGTGTGCGGTGAGACGTTCGACGTCCGCCGCTCGGAAAGGGTCTAA
- the rph gene encoding ribonuclease PH, translating to MSKREDGRLDDELRPVVITRGFTEHPAGSVLIEFGQTKVMCTASVTEGVPRWRKGSGLGWLTAEYAMLPSATHTRSDRESVKGRLSGRTQEISRLIGRSLRACIDLAALGENTIAVDCDVLQADGGTRTAAVTGAYVALADAVTYLSAAGKLSDPRPLSCAIAAVSVGVVDGRVRVDLPYDEDSRAEVDMNVVATDTGTLVEIQGTGEGATFPRSTLDKLLDMALGACDTLFAAQREALALPYPGVLPDGPPPPKAFGS from the coding sequence GTGTCCAAACGAGAAGACGGCCGCCTCGATGACGAGCTTCGCCCCGTAGTCATCACCCGCGGATTCACCGAGCACCCGGCGGGTTCGGTGCTGATCGAATTCGGTCAGACCAAGGTCATGTGCACCGCCAGCGTCACCGAGGGGGTACCGCGCTGGCGCAAGGGATCGGGCCTGGGGTGGCTGACCGCCGAATACGCGATGCTGCCGTCGGCCACCCACACGCGCTCCGACCGCGAGTCGGTGAAGGGCCGCCTGTCCGGGCGCACCCAGGAGATCAGCCGGCTGATCGGCCGGTCGCTGCGGGCGTGCATCGACCTTGCGGCGTTGGGGGAGAACACCATTGCCGTCGACTGCGACGTGCTGCAGGCCGACGGCGGCACCCGCACCGCGGCCGTCACCGGTGCCTACGTCGCGTTGGCCGACGCGGTGACCTACCTGTCGGCGGCGGGCAAGCTGTCGGACCCGAGGCCCTTGTCGTGCGCCATCGCGGCTGTCAGCGTCGGCGTCGTCGACGGTCGGGTCCGGGTGGACCTGCCCTACGACGAAGATTCGCGCGCCGAGGTCGACATGAACGTCGTCGCCACCGACACCGGGACCCTCGTCGAGATCCAGGGGACCGGCGAGGGCGCGACGTTCCCGCGGTCGACGCTGGACAAACTGCTCGACATGGCGTTGGGCGCGTGCGACACATTGTTCGCCGCCCAGCGCGAGGCGTTGGCGCTGCCGTACCCGGGCGTGCTGCCGGACGGACCCCCTCCGCCCAAGGCGTTCGGCAGCTGA
- a CDS encoding nitroreductase/quinone reductase family protein: MSQRPDTETLKALNNNITDEFRANAGKVGGRFEGNELLLLTTKGARSGEPRVAPLVVFRIDGKLLIVAGYGGADVNPAWVHNLRANRRARVEVATGSFDVVARELDSSEREAIIPKINATVPAFAFANYQSKTTRTIPIFELREDES; this comes from the coding sequence GTGAGTCAAAGACCCGATACCGAGACCCTCAAGGCGCTCAATAACAACATCACCGACGAGTTTCGCGCCAACGCCGGCAAGGTCGGCGGGCGATTCGAAGGCAACGAGCTGTTGCTACTCACTACGAAGGGCGCGAGGTCCGGCGAGCCGCGCGTCGCGCCGCTGGTGGTCTTCCGTATCGACGGCAAGCTGCTGATCGTCGCCGGTTACGGCGGCGCCGACGTCAACCCGGCGTGGGTGCACAACCTGCGGGCCAACCGGCGGGCGCGCGTTGAAGTCGCCACCGGCTCGTTCGACGTCGTCGCGCGCGAGCTCGACTCGTCCGAACGTGAGGCGATCATCCCCAAGATCAACGCGACCGTACCCGCGTTCGCGTTCGCGAACTACCAGTCAAAAACCACGCGCACCATCCCGATATTCGAGCTGCGGGAGGACGAGTCATGA
- a CDS encoding type II toxin-antitoxin system death-on-curing family toxin → MTEYLSAQVIIDINAGFGGYPLDRDGIEAAVYRPATSAFGQEAFPSLWVKAGVYVHSFSSTQYFSDGNKRTAWIAAVVFLDINGYQVRDNIADVEAEAFVLAVSRRLFDVEEDPDRTLKRAGEWFEVNAFPTSGAV, encoded by the coding sequence GTGACCGAGTACCTGTCTGCGCAGGTAATCATAGATATAAACGCCGGTTTCGGCGGATATCCACTGGATCGGGACGGCATCGAAGCTGCTGTCTATCGGCCGGCGACGTCCGCCTTCGGCCAGGAAGCTTTTCCCAGTCTGTGGGTGAAGGCGGGCGTCTACGTCCATTCGTTCAGTTCGACGCAGTACTTCAGCGATGGGAACAAACGGACTGCTTGGATTGCCGCGGTCGTGTTTCTCGATATCAACGGATATCAGGTCCGTGACAACATCGCAGACGTGGAAGCAGAGGCGTTTGTGCTGGCTGTCTCGCGGCGGTTGTTCGACGTCGAAGAGGACCCCGACCGAACCCTCAAGAGGGCAGGCGAGTGGTTCGAGGTCAACGCTTTCCCCACAAGCGGTGCTGTATGA
- the rdgB gene encoding RdgB/HAM1 family non-canonical purine NTP pyrophosphatase, translating to MVTHLLVASRNPKKLTELRRVLDGAGLSGLTLVSLNDVAPFDEPPETGATFEDNALAKARDAFAATGLASVADDSGLEVTALGGMPGVLSARWSGSHGDDAANTALLLAQLRDVPDARRGAAFVSACALVSASGEVVVRGEWRGTIAREPRGDGGFGYDPVFVPSGSDRTAAQLSPAEKDAVSHRGRALALLVPALRGLG from the coding sequence TTGGTGACACATCTGCTGGTTGCCAGCCGCAACCCCAAGAAGCTGACGGAACTGCGCCGGGTGCTCGACGGCGCCGGCCTGTCGGGGCTGACGCTGGTGTCGCTGAACGACGTGGCGCCGTTCGACGAACCGCCCGAAACCGGCGCGACCTTCGAGGACAACGCGTTGGCCAAGGCGCGGGACGCGTTCGCCGCGACCGGTCTGGCCAGCGTGGCCGACGACTCCGGTTTGGAGGTGACCGCGCTGGGCGGCATGCCCGGCGTGCTGTCGGCGCGTTGGTCGGGTAGCCACGGCGACGACGCCGCCAACACCGCGCTGCTGCTGGCACAGTTGCGTGACGTTCCCGACGCGCGGCGCGGCGCGGCGTTCGTGTCGGCGTGCGCGCTGGTGTCGGCTTCGGGGGAGGTCGTCGTCCGGGGCGAGTGGCGCGGGACGATTGCCCGGGAACCGCGCGGCGACGGCGGGTTCGGCTACGACCCGGTGTTCGTTCCGTCCGGCAGCGACCGGACCGCCGCGCAGCTGAGCCCGGCGGAAAAGGACGCGGTCTCGCACCGTGGTCGGGCGCTGGCGTTGCTGGTGCCGGCGCTGCGGGGGCTCGGCTGA
- a CDS encoding DUF3817 domain-containing protein → MTTPETPAPAVPVEKIRTALLGYRIMAWTTGLWLIALCYEIVSHLVFHHEIRWIEVVHGWVYFVYVLAAFNLAVKVRWPILKTVGVLLSGTIPLLGIIVEHFQSRDVKVRFGL, encoded by the coding sequence ATGACCACACCCGAGACACCGGCGCCCGCCGTGCCCGTCGAGAAGATCCGCACCGCGTTGCTCGGCTACCGGATCATGGCGTGGACGACGGGTCTCTGGCTCATCGCCCTGTGCTATGAGATCGTCTCGCATCTGGTCTTCCACCACGAGATCCGGTGGATCGAGGTGGTGCACGGCTGGGTGTACTTCGTCTACGTGTTGGCGGCATTCAACTTGGCGGTCAAGGTGCGTTGGCCAATTCTCAAGACGGTCGGTGTGCTGCTGTCCGGCACCATCCCGCTGCTGGGCATCATCGTCGAGCACTTCCAGAGCAGGGACGTCAAGGTCCGCTTCGGGCTTTAG
- a CDS encoding thiol-disulfide oxidoreductase DCC family protein produces the protein METQVAPVLLYDGVCGFCNRAVRAVLRFDPRGALRFAALDSDFARAIIDRHPDVQNVDSMVFVDEPGRPTERVAARSAAALRVADYLGGPWKLFKVARVIPAPLRDWLYDRFADIRYRVFGKYESCPLPPPEVRARFLDA, from the coding sequence GTGGAGACGCAGGTCGCACCGGTGCTGCTGTACGACGGCGTCTGCGGCTTCTGCAATCGGGCCGTGCGGGCGGTGCTTCGGTTCGATCCACGCGGCGCCCTGCGCTTTGCGGCCCTCGACAGCGACTTCGCGCGTGCGATCATCGATCGGCACCCGGACGTCCAGAACGTCGACTCCATGGTGTTTGTCGATGAACCCGGCCGGCCCACCGAACGGGTGGCGGCCCGATCGGCGGCCGCGTTACGCGTGGCGGACTACCTTGGCGGGCCGTGGAAGCTGTTCAAGGTAGCCCGCGTCATACCGGCTCCCCTGCGTGACTGGCTCTACGACAGATTCGCCGATATCCGCTACCGCGTCTTCGGCAAGTACGAGAGTTGTCCGCTGCCGCCGCCGGAGGTGCGCGCCCGTTTTCTGGACGCGTAG
- a CDS encoding TetR/AcrR family transcriptional regulator: MDDVVRVGRELGMQRLSVNAVALRLGVSATALYRYVESRWELERLVGESLLAELELRDDPTADTERHLLSFGLQLRDFTAGRPGLASYLQVLFPRGDAGARLLATEVEALSRRGYSADAAMVLSSAVATLAISLAAREESNANATGGDQAGGFAVERDAAAERLAGNAQLGAAHVGLPRVSDVEFVRLLLAASIRGLVAVIPPGRPIGEVVAELRAAGEDR; this comes from the coding sequence GTGGACGACGTCGTCCGGGTCGGCCGCGAACTCGGCATGCAGCGGCTGAGCGTCAACGCGGTCGCGCTGCGGCTCGGCGTCTCGGCGACCGCCCTGTACCGGTATGTCGAAAGCCGGTGGGAGCTCGAGCGCCTGGTCGGCGAGAGCCTGCTCGCCGAACTCGAATTGCGCGACGACCCGACGGCGGACACCGAGCGGCACCTGCTGTCGTTCGGCCTGCAGCTGCGCGACTTCACCGCCGGGCGCCCCGGGCTCGCGTCCTACCTTCAGGTGCTGTTCCCGCGCGGCGACGCCGGTGCCCGGTTGCTGGCCACCGAGGTCGAGGCGCTGAGCCGGCGCGGATACTCCGCCGACGCCGCCATGGTGTTGAGCAGCGCGGTCGCCACGCTGGCGATCAGCCTGGCCGCGCGGGAAGAGAGCAACGCCAACGCGACCGGCGGAGACCAGGCCGGCGGTTTCGCGGTGGAGCGCGACGCGGCCGCCGAACGGTTGGCCGGCAACGCGCAGCTCGGCGCCGCCCACGTCGGGTTGCCGCGGGTCTCGGATGTGGAGTTCGTGCGGCTGCTGCTGGCCGCATCGATTCGGGGTCTGGTGGCGGTGATTCCGCCCGGGCGCCCGATCGGCGAGGTGGTGGCGGAGTTGCGCGCCGCCGGAGAGGACCGCTGA
- a CDS encoding ABC transporter ATP-binding protein/permease, protein MARGFQGVMLRSFGARDHTATVLETVRIAPHFVRVRMVSPTLFEDADAEPAAWLRFWFPDPDGSNTEFQRAYTISEADAAAGRFAVDVVLHEPAGPASSWARTVQPGATIAVMSLMGSSRFDAPDEQPAGYLLIGDSASIPGMNGIVGTVPHDVPIEMYLEQHDDNDPLIPIAKHPRLHVHWVARRDETSLAAAVESRDWSDWYAWATPEATTLKHVRTRLRDEFGFPKSEIHAQAYWSAGRAMGIRRGDGPDEAAAPPPDDTSPEVAAAQHKSPMSRGRWRAQAAGRLLAPLRPALILSGALQVVLTLVQLAPFVLLVELARLLVSGAAESRLWTVGVAAVTLLGTGTVLGAALTLWLHVVDARFASDLRSRLLTKLSRLPLGWFTARGSGSIKQLVQDDTLSLHYLVTHAIPDAVAAIVAPVAVLIYLFVVDWRVALVLFLPVLVYLVLTSSLTIQSGPRIPQSQRWAERMSGEAGAYLEGQPVIRVFGGAAASSFRRRLDEYVGFLVAWQRPLAGKKTLMDLATRPSTFLWLIAVTGTVLVVTGRMNPVDLLPFLLLGTTFGARLLGIAYGLGGIRAGMLAARRLQNTLDEPDLAVRQREAPHDDSSATVVFDRVGFGYRPGVPVINDVSLTLRPGTVTALVGPSGSGKSTLAALLARFHDIGEGAIRVGGQDIRSLTPDELYTRVGFVLQDTQLVHGTVAQNIALAVPDATAAQIQDAARAAQIHDRILRLPDGYDAVLGAGTGLSGGERQRLTIARAILADTPVLILDEATAFADPESEYLVQQALNRLTRDRTVLVIAHRLHTITRADQIVVLDHGRVAERGTHDELLAADGCYRRLWDTGHVDAVPATAAREGAR, encoded by the coding sequence ATGGCGCGCGGGTTTCAGGGGGTGATGCTGCGGAGTTTCGGTGCCCGCGATCACACGGCGACGGTCCTCGAAACCGTCCGCATCGCACCGCATTTCGTGCGGGTGCGGATGGTGTCACCGACCCTGTTCGAGGACGCGGACGCCGAACCGGCGGCGTGGCTGCGGTTCTGGTTTCCCGACCCGGACGGGTCGAACACCGAGTTCCAGCGCGCCTACACGATCTCCGAGGCCGACGCCGCCGCCGGCCGCTTCGCGGTCGACGTCGTGCTGCATGAGCCGGCCGGCCCGGCGTCGTCGTGGGCGCGCACGGTGCAACCCGGCGCGACCATCGCGGTCATGTCGCTGATGGGCTCGTCGCGTTTCGACGCGCCCGACGAACAGCCGGCCGGCTACCTGCTGATCGGTGATTCGGCATCGATCCCGGGCATGAACGGGATCGTCGGAACCGTCCCCCACGACGTCCCGATCGAGATGTACCTCGAGCAGCACGACGACAACGACCCGCTGATCCCGATCGCGAAACACCCCCGGCTGCACGTGCATTGGGTTGCGCGTCGCGACGAGACGTCGCTGGCGGCGGCGGTCGAAAGCCGCGACTGGTCGGACTGGTACGCGTGGGCGACGCCCGAGGCGACGACGCTCAAGCACGTCCGAACGCGGTTGCGCGACGAGTTCGGGTTTCCCAAATCCGAGATACACGCGCAGGCCTATTGGAGCGCCGGGCGCGCGATGGGCATCCGCCGCGGTGACGGCCCGGACGAAGCCGCCGCACCACCGCCGGACGACACATCGCCGGAAGTGGCTGCGGCACAGCATAAGTCACCTATGTCCCGCGGCCGGTGGCGCGCCCAGGCCGCGGGCCGGCTGCTGGCCCCGCTGCGGCCGGCGCTGATCCTCTCCGGCGCGCTGCAGGTCGTGCTGACGCTGGTGCAGCTGGCGCCGTTCGTGCTCCTGGTCGAGCTGGCCCGGCTTCTGGTGTCCGGCGCCGCGGAATCCCGGCTGTGGACGGTCGGCGTCGCGGCCGTCACGCTGCTCGGAACGGGCACCGTGCTCGGTGCCGCCCTCACGCTGTGGCTGCACGTCGTCGACGCGCGATTCGCCAGCGACCTGCGCTCACGGCTTTTGACCAAGCTGTCCCGACTTCCGTTGGGCTGGTTCACCGCCCGCGGCTCGGGCTCGATCAAGCAGCTCGTCCAGGACGACACCCTGTCCTTGCACTACCTGGTCACGCACGCCATCCCGGACGCGGTCGCCGCGATCGTCGCGCCGGTGGCCGTGCTGATCTATCTGTTCGTCGTCGACTGGCGGGTGGCGCTCGTCCTGTTCCTGCCCGTCCTGGTCTACCTGGTGCTGACGTCCTCCCTCACCATCCAGTCCGGCCCGCGCATTCCGCAATCGCAGCGTTGGGCCGAAAGGATGAGCGGGGAGGCCGGCGCCTACCTCGAGGGGCAACCGGTGATTCGCGTCTTCGGGGGCGCCGCGGCGTCCAGCTTCCGGCGCCGCCTGGACGAGTACGTCGGGTTCCTGGTGGCCTGGCAGCGCCCACTGGCCGGCAAGAAAACGCTGATGGATCTGGCCACCCGCCCCTCGACGTTCCTGTGGCTCATCGCGGTCACCGGCACCGTGCTGGTGGTCACCGGCCGGATGAATCCGGTCGACCTGTTGCCGTTCCTGTTGCTGGGCACCACATTCGGCGCACGCCTGCTCGGCATCGCCTACGGGCTCGGCGGCATCCGCGCCGGGATGCTGGCCGCCCGGCGCCTGCAGAACACCCTCGACGAGCCCGACCTGGCCGTGCGACAGCGGGAAGCGCCCCACGACGACTCGTCGGCGACGGTGGTGTTCGATCGCGTCGGCTTCGGCTATCGCCCCGGGGTCCCGGTGATCAACGACGTGTCGCTGACGCTGCGGCCCGGCACCGTCACGGCGCTCGTGGGCCCGTCGGGGTCCGGCAAGTCGACCCTGGCCGCGCTGCTGGCCCGCTTCCACGACATCGGCGAGGGTGCGATACGCGTTGGGGGACAGGATATTCGATCGTTGACCCCCGACGAACTCTACACGCGCGTCGGTTTCGTGCTGCAGGACACGCAGCTCGTGCACGGCACCGTCGCGCAGAACATCGCGCTGGCCGTCCCCGACGCCACCGCCGCACAGATTCAGGACGCCGCCCGCGCGGCGCAAATCCACGACCGAATCCTGCGATTGCCCGACGGCTACGATGCCGTGCTGGGCGCCGGCACCGGACTGTCGGGCGGGGAACGCCAGCGGCTCACCATCGCCCGCGCCATCCTCGCCGACACCCCGGTCCTGATCCTCGACGAGGCCACCGCGTTCGCCGACCCGGAATCGGAATACCTTGTGCAGCAGGCACTCAACCGGCTGACCCGAGACCGCACCGTGCTGGTGATCGCGCATCGACTGCACACCATCACCCGGGCCGATCAGATCGTCGTGCTCGATCACGGCCGGGTCGCCGAGCGCGGCACCCACGACGAGTTGCTCGCCGCCGACGGCTGCTACCGCCGGCTCTGGGACACCGGCCACGTCGATGCGGTGCCCGCGACCGCGGCCCGGGAGGGGGCGCGATGA